One Longimicrobium sp. genomic window, CTGGGCGGGTACCTGGCGGTGCACGGCCGGGCCGCGGCGTTCCAGGGGTGCGACGGCGAGCCGTACACCGTGGCGGTGGAGATCGACCCTGGCGACGACCCCGCGGCCCCCTGGTCGGCGTACCTGGTGTTCGTCCGCTGGGCGCAGACCGGCACCGCCATCATGGGACACCTGGAGACGCCCGACCTGGCCACCGCCCCCACCGAAGACCAGGCCCGCGCCGCGCTGGAGGAGCTCCCCCTGGCCCGCGTGCGCGAGATCCTGGACGAGACGATCCGCCGCAAGGCCGCGGACCAGGCCGACGCCTGAGGCGCGTCCACCGACCCGACCCTCGACCCCGGCGTTCATGCTCAAGCAAAGCCTCCTCCTCCTCAGCGAGAGCCCCACCGCCCGCAAGGTGATCACCCGCGTGCCGGTCTCGCGCGCCATCGCCCACCGCTTCGTGGCGGGCGACACCCTCGACGAGGCCATCGACGCCGCGCGCTCCCTCAACGCCGCCGGGCTCTCCGTCTCGCTCGACTACCTGGGCGAGTCGGTGGGGAGCCGCGAGGAGGCCGAGGCCGCCGCCGACATGGCCATCCGCATCCTGGAGCGCATCGCCCGCGAGCGGGTGGACGCCAACATCTCGCTCAAGCCCACCCAGCTGGGCCTGGACATCGACGAGGAGTTCTGCCGCGACAACGTGGAGCTGGTGCTGCAGCGGGCGCGCGAGCTGGGCGACGGCGAGGGGGAGGTCTTCGTGCGCCTGGACATGGAGTCCAGCGACTACACCGAGCGCACCATCGCCCTGGTGGAGGGGCTCTGGGCCGACGGCTTCCGCAACACGGGGACGGTCCTCCAGTCGTACCTCCGCCGCACCCCCGACGACCTGGAGCGGCTGATCGCGCTGGGCTCGCGCATCCGGCTGGTGAAGGGCGCCTACATGGAGCCCGAGACGGTGGCCTACCCCGACAAGGACGACGTGGACCGGGCGTACGTGCAGGAGATGGAGAGGCTGCTGGAGGCGGGCGTCTACCCGGCCATCGCCACCCACGACGAGGCCATCATCGACCACGCCCGGCGCTACGTGTGGGAGCGGGGGATCGGCAAGGAGAGCTTCGAGTTCCAGATGCTCTACGGGGTGCGGCGCGACCTGCAGCAGCGGCTGCGCGAGGAGGGGTACAACGTGCGCGTCTACGTCCCCTTCGGCGACAGCTGGTACCCGTACCTGATGCGGCGCCTGGCCGAGCGGCCCGCCAACATGCTCTTCATGGCGGGGAGCGTGCTGAAGGAGTCGGGCGCCCGCCGCTTCCTGAGCCCGGCGGCGGCGGCCGTGGGGATCGCCGCGGGGGCGGTGGGCACCTTCCTGTGGACCGGCCGGGGCAAACGCCGCCGCGGCGGCGCACGGCGCGGACGGCCTCGCCGGTGACGGGCGTCTCCTACCGGCTCCGCATGCCGGAGCCGCACACGCACCTCCTGGAGGTGGTGCTCACGGCCGAGGAGGTCCGGGAGCCCGCGCGCGTGGTGATGCCGTCGTGGACGCCGGGGTCGTACCTGATGCGCGAGTTCCCGCGCAACGTGGTGCACTTCGTGGCCGTCGACGGCGCGGGGCGCGAGCTCCCCTCCCGCAAGACCGACAAGAACACCTGGCTGGTGGACGCCCCGCCCGACGGCCTGCTGCGCGCCCGGCTCATCGTCTACGCCGACGAGCTGACGGTGCGCACCAGCCACCTGGACGCCACCCACGCCTCCATCAACGGCGCCAGCGTCTTCCCGTACCTGGCCGGGCGCGAGAGCGCCCCGCACCGCCTGGGCGTGGAGGCGCCGCCGGGGTGGCGCACCACCACCTCGCTCGCCGAGGACGGCGCGCCGAACGCCTTCCTGGCGGCCGACTACGACGAGCTGGTCGACTCGCCGCTGGAGATCGGCACCCACGAGCTGATCGAGTGGGAGGTGGAGGGCCGCCGGCACCGCTACGCCGTCTGGGGGCGCGGCAACTGGGAGCGCGAGCGCCTGGTGGCCGACACCACCCGCATCGTGCGGGCCGAGCACGCCCTCTTCGGCACGCTGCCGTACCGCGACTACACCTTCATCGTCCACCTCACCCCCGGCGGGGCGGGGGGGCTGGAGCACCGCGCCTCCACGCAGCTGCTGGCCGACCGCTGGAGCTTCCGGGGGCCGCCGTACGAGAGCTTCCTGGGGCTGGCGGCGCACGAGCTCTTCCACGCCTGGAACGGCAAGCGCATCCGCCCCGCGGTGCTGGGGCCCTTCGACTACACGCGCGAGGCGTACACGCGCGAGCTGTGGGTGGTGGAAGGGCTCACCACCTACTACACCGACCTGCTGCTGCGCCGCGCCGGGCTCATCTCGCAGGCGCGCTACCTGGAGAAGCTGGGGGAGATGATCTCTCGCTGGCAGACGCTCCCGGGGCGGGTGGTGCAGCCGCTGGCCGACGCCTCGTTCGACACCTGGATCAAGTTCTACCGCCCCGACGCCAACACCCCCAACGCCACCATCTCGTACTACCAGAAGGGCGCCCTGGTGGCGCTCCTGCTGGACCTGAGGATCCGCGCGGCCACGGGGAACGGGCGCTCGCTGGACGACGTGATGCGCGCGCTGTGGGAGCGCTGGGGCGCCTGCGACCGGGGCTTCCCCGAGGGCGCGGTGGAGGAGGTGGCGCAGGAGGTGGCGGGCGCCGACCTGCGGGCGTTCTTCGACCGGGCGCTGCGCTCGACCGAGGAGCTGGAGTACGACGAGCCGCTCGCGGCGGCGGGGCTCGCGCTGCGCCCGGCGCACGCGCCGCCGCCGGGCGCGCCCGCCCCCACGGGGCCGGTGGGCGACCCCTCGGCCGAGCGGCTGCGCACCGAGGTGCGCACGGGGCTGCAGTTCAAGCTGGAGGGGTGGCGGACGCTGGTGGCGCACGTGCTGGCCGGCAGCGCCGCCTGGCGCGCGGGGGTGAACGCGGGCGACGAGCTGGTGGCGCTGGACGGGATGCGCATCGGGGGGGAGACGCTCGTGGCGCGGCTGCAGGAGAAGCCGCCCGGGAGCCGCGCCCAGCTCACCGTCTTCCGCCGCGACGAGCTGGTGACGCTCTCGCTGGAGGTGGAGACCGGCCCGCCCACGCGCTTCCTGGTGCGCCCGGTGGAGGCGCCGACGCCCGCGCAGCGCGCCGTGCTGGAGGACTGGCTGCGCGAGGACGTCCCCGGCCCCCGCCCGCCGGGGTTGACGTAAACGCCCGATTCCGCTAAGTTTCCCGCTCTTCGGCGCGGGCTCGATCCACGGCGGAGACACCGGTTTTCGGGACGTGGCGCAGCCCGGTAGCGCACCTGAATGGGGTTCAGGGGGTCGCCGGTTCAAATCCGGCCGTCCCGACTCTTCCAAGTTGATGCCCTGCACGTGTTTACGTGCAGGGCGTCTTCGTTTCTGCAGCCCGTCCCGATACAGGTTCTGCTACAGGTCCGGTCCGCCGTCTGTCCGTAGCCGGTGGAGAGCATCTCCGTCCATCGGCACTCTTGTCTCTTCAGTGTTCGGCAACGGCGCGAGCGCACCTGTCCGACTTTCGGGCGTCTGCGACGCCGCACGTACATTGTCCCCTGGGCTCTCCGGCGCTCCTCGCGCACCCCGCTCCCGCCACTTGTTGTCCCCGCCGCGGGCTTACTATTTTTCCGCCCTCGCCGCGTGGCGCCCCGCGCGCCGCGGCTGATCGTCGACCGGAACCACCCATTCGCAGAGACAGGAGGGAAGCGTGCCCGAGCAGGCGCAGCAGTTCGCCTTCCAGGCCGAGGTGCAGCGGCTCCTCGACCTGGTGGTCCACTCGCTCTACACCCACAAGGAGATCTTCCTCCGCGAGCTGGTCTCCAACGCCTCCGACGCCATCGACCGGCTCCGCTTCGAGGCGCTCACCCGCCCCGAGCT contains:
- a CDS encoding proline dehydrogenase family protein; the encoded protein is MLKQSLLLLSESPTARKVITRVPVSRAIAHRFVAGDTLDEAIDAARSLNAAGLSVSLDYLGESVGSREEAEAAADMAIRILERIARERVDANISLKPTQLGLDIDEEFCRDNVELVLQRARELGDGEGEVFVRLDMESSDYTERTIALVEGLWADGFRNTGTVLQSYLRRTPDDLERLIALGSRIRLVKGAYMEPETVAYPDKDDVDRAYVQEMERLLEAGVYPAIATHDEAIIDHARRYVWERGIGKESFEFQMLYGVRRDLQQRLREEGYNVRVYVPFGDSWYPYLMRRLAERPANMLFMAGSVLKESGARRFLSPAAAAVGIAAGAVGTFLWTGRGKRRRGGARRGRPRR
- a CDS encoding PDZ domain-containing protein produces the protein MTGVSYRLRMPEPHTHLLEVVLTAEEVREPARVVMPSWTPGSYLMREFPRNVVHFVAVDGAGRELPSRKTDKNTWLVDAPPDGLLRARLIVYADELTVRTSHLDATHASINGASVFPYLAGRESAPHRLGVEAPPGWRTTTSLAEDGAPNAFLAADYDELVDSPLEIGTHELIEWEVEGRRHRYAVWGRGNWERERLVADTTRIVRAEHALFGTLPYRDYTFIVHLTPGGAGGLEHRASTQLLADRWSFRGPPYESFLGLAAHELFHAWNGKRIRPAVLGPFDYTREAYTRELWVVEGLTTYYTDLLLRRAGLISQARYLEKLGEMISRWQTLPGRVVQPLADASFDTWIKFYRPDANTPNATISYYQKGALVALLLDLRIRAATGNGRSLDDVMRALWERWGACDRGFPEGAVEEVAQEVAGADLRAFFDRALRSTEELEYDEPLAAAGLALRPAHAPPPGAPAPTGPVGDPSAERLRTEVRTGLQFKLEGWRTLVAHVLAGSAAWRAGVNAGDELVALDGMRIGGETLVARLQEKPPGSRAQLTVFRRDELVTLSLEVETGPPTRFLVRPVEAPTPAQRAVLEDWLREDVPGPRPPGLT